The window CAATAATAAAAGCAGGAGAATATGCTCCATCAGGACGAGGTCTACAATCAGCAAAAATACTAATAATACAAGACCAGGAAATTATAAAAAGATTCTCACAATGGAATAAACTTTACTTCCCTGAAGAACTAGCTAAAAAGATGGGTGATGCAGATCCATTCTTTGGAGCACCAACAATACTACTAGTACTTGCTGATTCAACAGTAAACACATACATAGAAGATGGAAGCTTAGTATTAGGTAACATCCTTAATGCTGCACATGTAATTGGTGCTGGTGGATGTTGGATACACAGAGCACGTGAAGAAATAGACTCACCACAAGGACAAGAACTACTAAAACTACTAGGTATTGATCCAAAATATAAAGGAATTGGACATGTAGCTATAGGATATCCAGCTGATGATATAAATCCAGAAGCTGCACCAAGAAAAGAAGACTACCTGGTATATGTAGATAAAATAGACTAAAAAAAAATTAATAATTTATGAGTTTATAATTTAATAATAATTCGATTTAAGAATTAAGCTAAGATTATAAAATAATTAGATATATGATATTAAAATATTCTTACAGATGATTTTTAAATTCTAAAAAAAAGCCACAAAAAAAAGGAAATTACATAATATATGTTAATGATATGAATATAAATCTAAATATATAACCTTCTTCTTTTCATCTTAACATATTCTTTCAACATAAAAAAAAATATGATTGAAAGATTATTATCTTTTTTTTACATAAATATATATTATATAAT of the Methanosphaera cuniculi genome contains:
- a CDS encoding nitroreductase family protein, whose translation is MNQTIKDLETRRSIRKFKDKQLTDDDLNTIIKAGEYAPSGRGLQSAKILIIQDQEIIKRFSQWNKLYFPEELAKKMGDADPFFGAPTILLVLADSTVNTYIEDGSLVLGNILNAAHVIGAGGCWIHRAREEIDSPQGQELLKLLGIDPKYKGIGHVAIGYPADDINPEAAPRKEDYLVYVDKID